From the genome of Pseudoxanthomonas sp.:
TGAGATCGACTGGATGGCGCTGCACGGCATCGACCTGCCGCTGGCGATGGAGGGCCAGGAAGCGGTGTGGCAGCAGCTGTGGCGTGGCCTGGGCGTATCCGATGCCGGTCTGGCCGAATATTTCTCCGGCCCGGCGTTCACTCCTTGGCAGCGCATGGGCAACATCGAGGGCTATGACGCGCCGTTGCCGCAGGCATGGATCGACAAGAAACAGGTCCTGCAGAAGCAGATCCTGGCGCGCATGCATGCGCTGGGGATGAAGCCGGTGTTGCCGGCGTTTGCCGGCTACGTGCCCAAGGCGTTCGCCCAGGCCCATCCGGAAGCGCGTATCTACAGGATGCGTGCCTGGGAAGGTTTCCACGAAACCTACTGGCTGGACCCGGCCGATCCGCTGTTTGCGAAGATCGCCAGGCAGTTCATTGACCTTTACACCCAGACCTATGGCCCCGGTGACTATTACCTGGCCGATGCGTTCAACGAAATGGTGCCGCCGGTGGCCGAGGACGGCAGCGACGCGCAGCTGGCCAAGTACGGCGACAGCACCGCCAACAGCGCGGCAACGCATACGGTGGCGCAGGTGTCGCCCGAGCAGAAGCACAAGCGTCTGGCCGCCTACGGCGCGGCGATCTACGACTCCATCCGCCAGGCGAACCCGAAGGCAACCTGGGTGATGCAGGGCTGGCTGTTCGGTTCGGACAAGTCGTTCTGGACGCCTGACGCCATCGCTGCGTTCCTGGGCAAGGTCCCCGACGACAAGTTGATGGTGCTGGATATCGGCAACGACCGCTATCCGGGCACGTGGAAGAAATCCGCCGCCTTCGACGGCAAGCCGTGGATCTACGGCTACGTGCACAACTACGGCGGCAGCAATCCGGTCTATGGCGATTTCGATTTTTATCGCAACGATCTGACCGCGCTGCTGGCCGACAAGCAGCATGGCCAGCTGCGTGGCTTCGGTGTGTTCCCGGAAGGCCTGGACAGCAATTCGGTGGTCTACGAATACCTGTACAGCCTGGCCTGGGAAGGGACCAAGCAGGACTTCGCCGGCTGGTTCGGCCAGTACGCCAAGGCCCGTTATGGCCACGCCTCGCCGCAGCTGGCGCAAGCCTGGAAGTCGCTGCAGGCCGGCGTGTTCGGCGTGCGCTACTGGGACACGCGTTGG
Proteins encoded in this window:
- a CDS encoding alpha-N-acetylglucosaminidase — translated: MLAGASGVAQASEQDVRGVLERTLGAGADRIALEPVSRPGSQDWYQVEVRKGQLTVRGSSDVALAHGAYAYLGSIGAASVSWEGARVALPAQWPVAASGVVRTPFQHRAYLNTCTYGYTTPFWDWARWEREIDWMALHGIDLPLAMEGQEAVWQQLWRGLGVSDAGLAEYFSGPAFTPWQRMGNIEGYDAPLPQAWIDKKQVLQKQILARMHALGMKPVLPAFAGYVPKAFAQAHPEARIYRMRAWEGFHETYWLDPADPLFAKIARQFIDLYTQTYGPGDYYLADAFNEMVPPVAEDGSDAQLAKYGDSTANSAATHTVAQVSPEQKHKRLAAYGAAIYDSIRQANPKATWVMQGWLFGSDKSFWTPDAIAAFLGKVPDDKLMVLDIGNDRYPGTWKKSAAFDGKPWIYGYVHNYGGSNPVYGDFDFYRNDLTALLADKQHGQLRGFGVFPEGLDSNSVVYEYLYSLAWEGTKQDFAGWFGQYAKARYGHASPQLAQAWKSLQAGVFGVRYWDTRWWKSRAGAYLLFKRPTPDITSFEKHPGDMEQLRAGVDQLLAVAPQYADAPLFRHDLVDFTRHYALERLDQVLQQAVQAYQHGDLAKGDALAGQVASLAQSIDALLAAQPESLAQWQQQAAAYGDDAETSAYYVRNARAQVTVWGGEGNLSDYASKAWSGMVAGYYLPRWQQLFAALRAAATQGVAFDDAAFRAQVKQWELAWVAQTAAPATPVPPADVVASARALMQQLDAQP